Below is a window of Flavobacterium sp. N2820 DNA.
CGTAATCGGTTTTAATAGATGTAAATGCATCAACCGCCAATACCGAATCAAAACTCGAATACTTTTGATGATAGGCATTTGAATCTAAAAATATAACTTCTCTGTGTTGGTTTGCCCAATGTAAAAGTTTCTTCTTAAAATCGAAAAAATTAGAAATATCTTTTGTAATTACTGTTCTCAAGAATTAATATTTAATACGTCAAAAATACGATATTAAAAACAAAAAAAAGCCCATTAGAAATAATGGACTTAAATTTTTAAAAAACAATAAAAAGTTAATCTACAAGTTCTATTGATAATGAAGAACCATTTCCTAAAACAAATATATTATTGTCAGAAACATTACTTCTTACAGATATTTGTTCGAACGCGTTTAAATTAACTATTACTGAAGCTGTAACTGTTACCTCTTCATCTCTTCTAATTGTTACGGATGTTGCACTGCCGGGAATTAAATTTGAAAAACCACGGTATAAATTGTAACGAATAATATCAACACCACCATTTGATTTTGAAAGTGTTATTCTATATGTTATTTTATATCTTCCTGCAGTTTGAACTTGTAAATTAGTATTATTAACTGCAACATTTGAAGAAATATTAGTAGATCCAAAGGTTACATTTGCATTACTATTTATTGCTTGTCCACTACCGTTGTAATAGATATCTGCATAAGCTTTTGTTGCAGACGGACTAACCCAACTTGCTCTACCAGTTGCATCTGAGGTAAGAATTCTGCCCGCAGCCTGAGTTCCATCAACAATTTTAATAGATCCATTAATATGCAGTCGTTCATCGGGTGTATTTGTTCCTATTCCCACTCTATTATTGGTATTGGCCGAATTACCTAAAATAATAGAGTTCGCTTGGGTTGCTATGGCTTGATAACCAATCGCAGTAGCATTTTGACCGCTAGAATTTGCTTCCGTTCCTAAGGCTGTTGCTTGTTGCCCCGTTGCTCTTGAAGAATTTCCAATTGCCAACGAGTTATTTGTATTTGATAATGAACTAACCCCAATTCCTGTAGATTGAAAACCAGAGGCTGATGAAAAATAGCCAAGTGCTAAAGTATTATTGTTGCTGGCTACAGATTGCATTCCAATTGCTGTTGACCTGAAACCCGATGCGTTTGCAGATGGTCCAATGGCAATAGCTTCATTATTTGATGATGAAGTAGCACTTCTTCCAATAGCAATCGAATTGTTATCGTTTGCAAGCGCTCCATTTCCAAAAGCTAAACCACCATTGGGATGTATTCTTCCCACTTGCTGATTATTTACTCTGAAATTTAATGCGTTATAATTTGTTGTTCCTAAAAATTCTGTTCCACTGGTTAAAGAATTTCCAGTTAAATTCCAGCTGGTATTTGAACCTCCGCCATCATTATTCGATTTTATGGGTGTCCAAACATTATCTTGCCAATAATAAAAACCTCTACTTACATTATTAATAGTGTTCAAATTATAAACTAATAAACTTTCTGCTGGATTAGGAATAGTAATTGCATCAGTAGTTGAAGTCAGGTTTACTCTAGGAACTAATAGGCCAGAATTTGAGCTTCTAATGTCTAAAATTGAAGAAGGATCTGGAGATGTAGTTCCAATACCTACTTGCGAAAACATAGTCATACTAATTAATAAGGGGGATAATAAAAGATATTTCTTCATGAACTTTATTTTTTTGCAAAGTTAATCTTACTTTATTGAATTAAAACATTTTATCATTTATTTAACTAATAATTGTATAGACAAATGTTCTTTGTTTGCATATTCATATACGAAATAAATTCATTCTTGCTTTTAGAATGGTTTAAAAATAATTTGGCACGATTTTTATTCTAGAATTAATTAGTACTAACCAAAAAATTCATTTGTATTGATTCTAAAACTACACGTATTAAAAACGATTAATCAATAACTTTAAAATGAATTTTTATGAACAAAAACACCAAAATCGTACTGACTTTGCTTGCACTTGGCATAGTCTTATCTTGTAAAGAATCTGCATCGACAGAAAACGCTGCTTACACTGAAGAAGCCATAACCGAAGACATGAGTATTGTGCCCTCTTCTGCAGCCGTTGAAAACAAAAACAGCAATCGAAAATTTGTACGAACGGCAGATGTAAAATTTAAAGTCAAGAATGTCGCTAAATCTACCTATGCGATTGAAGATGCAACTACGAAATTTGGGGGTTTTGTTACCTATACAAATCTGCAAAGTAATATTCACAGCGAAAACAGAACCAAGGTGAGTCAAGATAGCACTTTAGTAACTACAAAATATAAAGTAGATAATAACATCACGATTCGTATCCCAAATACAAAAATGGATACCGTGATTAAAACCATTGCGAAACAAATTCATTTTTTGGACTTCCGAATTATCAAAGCAGATGATGTTTCGTTACAAATGCTTTCCAATGAATTAGCACAAAAAAGAAGTAACTCTTCCGAAAAACGATTGGAAAATGCGATTG
It encodes the following:
- a CDS encoding DUF4349 domain-containing protein; translated protein: MNKNTKIVLTLLALGIVLSCKESASTENAAYTEEAITEDMSIVPSSAAVENKNSNRKFVRTADVKFKVKNVAKSTYAIEDATTKFGGFVTYTNLQSNIHSENRTKVSQDSTLVTTKYKVDNNITIRIPNTKMDTVIKTIAKQIHFLDFRIIKADDVSLQMLSNELAQKRSNSSEKRLENAIDSKGKKLNQIVKAEETLDAKKEQNDASKLQNLSLQDQVNFSTLTLNIYQDESIKQEMVANEKSINAYRPNIGLQIWDSIKTGWFMLEHIISFVVVLWPFALIVFLGFLGYKKFLKK